The stretch of DNA AACTTAGTAGTTAAGCTTAGGTAAAGAAAACAAGGGGAACTCAACCAGTTATTTTTTAGTCTTGGTTACAAAATCGCGCTAGCTGCTGCTACGCAATCACATTTTTGTTGTCAAATTCATTTTTTAATCGTTCTTAGTATTATTTCAATCAATTAAAGCTTTAATGAAGAATTAAATAAGTTATTTTTCCTGGGAAAAACATAAGGTATATTAAGCTCAGTTTCTTTACCTTTTTGGGGTATTAATTAATTCTAGTTGCTAATTAATCCAACTTGTCGCTCAATAAAACAGTCGATTACTGCTAAACATGATTCAACTGCACAATGCCTTTACTCTCTTCCTCAGTTTATTAGTCGAGGCAATACCTTTTTTACTTTTGGGGGTTATATTATCAAGTTCTCTGTTATTTTTAACGGATGAACGCAAATTAATTAATAAATTACCAAAAAATCCTTTTCTGGGAGCTTTAGTGGGTAGTTGTGTTGGTTTTTTGTTTCCTGTGTGTGAGTGTGGAAATGTTCCTGTCGCACGAAGACTGTTAATTAAAGGTGTATCCCCTGGAGTAGCGGTGGCTTTTTTGTTGGCAGCCCCAACTATTAATCCTGTGGTAATTTGGTCGACTTGGGTGGCTTTTGGTGAACAACCTCAAATTGTAATTTTCAGAGTTTTGTTTTCTTTAGCGATCGCAACTTTGATTGGTTTTGTGTTTAGTTGGCAAGTTGATAGCAAGTCGATTTTACAACCAGCTTTAGTAAGAGTGTTATGGGCAAAAACTTCCGCACTTAAGTTGAGTCGAGAACCTCAATTAGAGAAAGTACCTGTACTGTTACAATCGGGTACTTTTTTATTGGGTCAGGGTGAAACTTTACCTTTAGATAATTCTTTGCTCGATACTTTACCAAGTTTTACTACTAGCACGACTACTTTATCAAAAAGCCAATTGTTTTTAAATAATGTGGTGCAAGAGTTACGAGAATTGGGAGGGATGTTGATCCTCGGAAGTGCGATCGCAGCTACCATTCAAGTGTTTGTTCCCCGTGAATTTATTCTGCATTTGGGACAAGATACAATTACTTCGATTCTGGCAATGATGTTGCTGGCAGCAGTAGTTTCAATTTGTTCGACGGTTGATTCCTTTTTTGCGCTTTCTTTTGCTGCTACTTTTACTAGTAGTTCGCTACTGGCTTTTTTAATTTTTGGTCCGATGATTGATATCAAGGGAATTGGTTTGATGTTGTCGATTTTTAAACCAAGAATTATTGCTTATATTTTTGCGATCGCAGCCCAACTAACTTTTATTTTTACTTTGATTTATAGTTATTTTTTCTAATTATTTTTAGATGTTCAATTCATTGATTTCTTTGCCAAAGAATAAATCACCCAAGTTTCTGCGTTGGTTAGATATTTTAGTTTTATTGGCTTGGGGTTTGCTACTACTCAAATATTCTGTTACTGGTCAATATAAATTATTAATCCATCCCAACTACTTTGGCTTAATTGTAGTTAGTAGCATCGTTTTATTGGCTTTAGGTTTATTAAAAACTTTTATATATTGGCAATCATCTTTAGATACTACTGATAATAACGAACATATTACGCTGTTACCTACTGGCTGGAGTGGAACTTTATTATTACTTGTTGCGATCGCAGGTTTAATAATTTCTCCTCGGGTGTTAAATAGCGACACGGCTTTGGCTAGGGGAGTTTCCGACACTTTACCTCTCACTCGTAGCCAACCCCAAACCTTTCGTACTTCAACCAAACCAGAAGAACGTACCATTATTGATTGGGTAAGAACTTTAAATGCTTATCCTGAACCCGATGCCTATGCTGGACAACCAGCTAATGTAACAGGGTTTGTGATTCATCTTCCCGAACTTCCTGATAATTATCTGCTTTTATCTCGTTTTATCGTAACTTGTTGTGCAGTAGATGCTTATCCAGTGGGAATTCCAATCAAACTTGAAGGCAACCGTACCGCTTATCCTCCCGATAGTTGGCTTACTGTAACAGGAACAATGGGAACTGAAAATTTAACTAGTGCCGAGAGTAAAACGACCAAAAGACAACTGGTACTAACCGCCAAAACGATTGAATCAATTCCTACACCAGCAGATCCTTACGATTATTAAGCTATGATGACGACAAAATTTCCCTTAATCGATAAAATAGCGGTCGCTTTCATTTTCGCCTTAAGTTTAGTCATCGGCGGATTGTTATGGAGTGAAGCAGCGTGTGAGAATGGTTGTTTGTTTCACACTGGTCCCAAAGTAAGTAATTTTACCTGGGAAAATAAAGCAATTGGTAGAGAAGAACGCGCTTTTTTGTTGACTTTTAACCGTCCGATGGATCGTGCTAGTGTAGAAGACAATCTCAGAATTCAACCGCCTTTATCTGGTAAATTTAGTTGGTCGGGGCTAAGACTAGCTTATACTTTAGACAATCCCGCACCCTATGGAGAAAATTATTTAATTTCTCTCAAAGGAGCGCAAGAAAGATTTCCTGGAAGCGAACAACTAGGGGAATTAATCCAACCTTTCAGAAGTGAATTTTACAGTCGCGATCGCGCTTTTGCCTATTTAGGTTCTCAAGGAGAAGAACGAGGAAGATTAGTTCTTTATAATTGGACACAAAAAACCAAAACTATCTTAACTCC from Stanieria cyanosphaera PCC 7437 encodes:
- a CDS encoding TIGR03943 family putative permease subunit produces the protein MFNSLISLPKNKSPKFLRWLDILVLLAWGLLLLKYSVTGQYKLLIHPNYFGLIVVSSIVLLALGLLKTFIYWQSSLDTTDNNEHITLLPTGWSGTLLLLVAIAGLIISPRVLNSDTALARGVSDTLPLTRSQPQTFRTSTKPEERTIIDWVRTLNAYPEPDAYAGQPANVTGFVIHLPELPDNYLLLSRFIVTCCAVDAYPVGIPIKLEGNRTAYPPDSWLTVTGTMGTENLTSAESKTTKRQLVLTAKTIESIPTPADPYDY
- a CDS encoding permease, giving the protein MIQLHNAFTLFLSLLVEAIPFLLLGVILSSSLLFLTDERKLINKLPKNPFLGALVGSCVGFLFPVCECGNVPVARRLLIKGVSPGVAVAFLLAAPTINPVVIWSTWVAFGEQPQIVIFRVLFSLAIATLIGFVFSWQVDSKSILQPALVRVLWAKTSALKLSREPQLEKVPVLLQSGTFLLGQGETLPLDNSLLDTLPSFTTSTTTLSKSQLFLNNVVQELRELGGMLILGSAIAATIQVFVPREFILHLGQDTITSILAMMLLAAVVSICSTVDSFFALSFAATFTSSSLLAFLIFGPMIDIKGIGLMLSIFKPRIIAYIFAIAAQLTFIFTLIYSYFF